In Spartobacteria bacterium, the genomic stretch CTAATGGACATCTGATGGTTGCGCCCTATCGCCACATCGCACAGATGGAAGACATGACAGTGGACGAACAGCTGGAAATGATGCAGCTGAGTACGCGCTGTGTGCAGCTATTGAAAAAAACGGTGAATCCACAGGGGTTCAATATCGGCATTAACATCGGAGATGTGGCAGGTGCCGGATTGAAGGATCACATTCATCTGCATGTGGTTCCGCGCTGGAACGGCGACACGAATTTCATGCCGATTTTTGGTGAAACGAAGGTTATTCCGCAATCACTGCTGGAAGTACGGGATTTACTGGTCGAGGCGGGCCAGCTCGGGTAACCAGAGGACTCAGGGAGGTTGTATCATGGCTAAGAAAAAGGTGATGATTCTATCGGTGAGCGCAGGCAGCGGTCATCTGCGTGCGGCGGAAGCACTGGAAGAGGCATGCCGCAAAGATGACCGCGTGGAAGAGGTTCGCCACATCGATGCGCTGGCTTTTACCAATAAGGTTTTTCAGGAAATTTATTCCAAAGGGTATATTGAAGCGGTCAAAAAAGCTCCGGAACTGTGGGCGATTGCTTTTGACGAAACCGATGTACCATGGCATCGCACCAAGGCGTTGTCCGTCATGCAGCGACTCAACGCACAGCCACTGGTGAATGAGCTGAAGCGGTTTGAGCCGGATATCTGTCTGTGTACCCATTTTATGCCGGCGGATATTATTTCACGACTGATTCAGGCCGATAAACTGCACACGAATGTCGGCGTCGTCGTGACCGATTATTACGTACATGCCACTTGGTTATGTGATATTTTCACGCGGTATTTTGTGGGAAAACAGGAGAGCAAGGTGTTTCTCGAGGCCAT encodes the following:
- a CDS encoding HIT domain-containing protein produces the protein MKQLWAPWRMEYIKDNTTNGGCFMCAIFASNDDRENLVIQRGEHCAIVMNRYPYSNGHLMVAPYRHIAQMEDMTVDEQLEMMQLSTRCVQLLKKTVNPQGFNIGINIGDVAGAGLKDHIHLHVVPRWNGDTNFMPIFGETKVIPQSLLEVRDLLVEAGQLG